Proteins from a genomic interval of Gossypium hirsutum isolate 1008001.06 chromosome A09, Gossypium_hirsutum_v2.1, whole genome shotgun sequence:
- the LOC107890273 gene encoding protein PSY3, with protein sequence MQMGIGVKLCIFILFNLIIISSSRNIISLSGDEIVLAIEGRSLMASVDDYEEPTANRGHDPPSRARGSGSNGGGRGG encoded by the exons ATGCAAATGGGTATTGGGGTTAAGCTTTGCATCTTCATTTTGTTTAACTTGATCATCATTTCCTCATCTCGTAACATCATTTCTCTTTCAG GGGACGAGATTGTATTGGCAATAGAAGGAAGGTCTCTAATGGCAAGCGTGGACGATTACGAAGAACCAACAGCGAATCGTGGCCATGATCCTCCTTCAAGGGCTAGAGGCAGTGGCAGCAACGGTGGTGGTCGTGGAGGCTGA